In Lotus japonicus ecotype B-129 chromosome 5, LjGifu_v1.2, one genomic interval encodes:
- the LOC130721505 gene encoding pectinesterase inhibitor-like, with amino-acid sequence METIAKRCLSLILMTTCLILVHHQTAAAKELKGKKLIEKVCADTPDKAACIKVLSSDPTSAKASLTDLAMMSLKMAAANATGILTDAKMMIDNPDLDPDVQQGLADCKETLLDAEGQLEDTVAALLSGAKHDAQLWLRAALAAIDTCDASIPGADDVLSKKSVGFRQLCNIALAISKALAHES; translated from the coding sequence atggaaaccaTTGCAAAACGTTGTTTATCGCTGATCTTGATGACAACATGCCTCATTTTAGTGCATCACCAAACCGCTGCAGCTAAGGAACTCAAAGGCAAAAAGCTAATTGAAAAAGTATGTGCAGACACACCTGACAAGGCTGCCTGCATTAAGGTGCTATCTTCGGACCCAACAAGCGCAAAAGCCAGCCTAACAGATCTAGCAATGATGTCGCTGAAGATGGCGGCGGCAAACGCGACGGGGATACTAACCGACGCCAAGATGATGATTGATAATCCTGATTTGGACCCTGATGTTCAACAGGGCTTGGCTGACTGCAAGGAGACGTTGTTGGATGCTGAGGGTCAGCTTGAGGACACTGTCGCGGCGCTTTTGAGTGGTGCCAAACATGATGCTCAGCTGTGGCTGCGCGCGGCGCTGGCCGCCATTGATACCTGTGATGCGTCGATCCCCGGTGCTGATGATGTTCTCTCTAAGAAGAGTGTTGGGTTTCGCCAGTTGTGCAATATTGCCTTGGCCATCAGCAAGGCCCTAGCTCATGAATCCTAA